From Carettochelys insculpta isolate YL-2023 chromosome 8, ASM3395843v1, whole genome shotgun sequence, a single genomic window includes:
- the CARF gene encoding calcium-responsive transcription factor isoform X5 translates to MECQYGPRRKGFQPKKTGEMENASCQLYKATCPARIYIKKVQKFPEYRVPTDPKIDKKIIRMEQEKAFNMLKKNLIDAGGVLRWYVQLPTQQAHQYHEMETCLPLSPSAFPVPSPEEEEDAVRDENCTLPSRLHPQVADKIRELVSQGIEQVYAVRKQLRKFVERELFKPDEVPERHNLSFFPTVNDIKNHIHEVQKSLGNEEMGYNSESIPATLQWTTDSGNVLTETVTVTFASPSPEGSSPAESVLTKVESSHTGETLPPETAQLLSSLSSLQPKIFAHLQGLQLQPTFTSVDGATALIAVNNHSPPNTTNLLDSIGNVITNHSLVLSQGHSLHTGASLTQSNRTASPLGNLPISDQNLVTMGQLVTVGGVQDTGSLEGGIHQFLLGDVQTIPIRIVDNHPDLIEESPEAAICVGQVKQEPKEPALSMGADRIRDCQSSATI, encoded by the exons ATGGAGTGCCAGTATGGGCCAAGGAGGAAAGGTTTCCAGCCCAAAAAAACTGGTGAGATGGAAAATGCCTCCTGCCAGTTATACAAAGCCACTTGTCCGGCACG GATCTATATTAAAAAGGTTCAAAAGTTTCCTGAGTATAGAGTTCCCACTGACCCCAAAATTGACAAGAAAATCATAAGAATGGAACAAGAGAAAGCTTTCAACATGCTGAAGAAGAACTTGATAGATGCTGGAGGGGTCCTCAG ATGGTATGTGCAGTTACCCACCCAGCAGGCCCACCAGTATCATGAAATGGAGACGTGCCTCCCTCTTTCACCATCTGCTTTCCCTGTACCGTCTCCTGAGGAAGAAGAAGATGCAGTGAGGGATGAGAACTGTACTTTACCCTCCCGACTTCACCCACAAGTAGCAGATAAGATCAGAGAACTGGTGTCTCAGGGAATAGAACAAGTCTATGCAGTGAGGAAACAATTAAG AAAGTTTGTGGAACGAGAACTGTTCAAACCTGATGAAGTGCCAGAGAGGCATAACTTGTCCTTCTTTCCAACTGTGAATGACATTAAGAACCACATCCATGAGGTGCAGAAGTCTCTAGGAAATGAAGAGATGGGGTATAACTCAGAAAGCATCCCAGCCACG CTCCAGTGGACCACAGACAGCGGGAATGTTCTCACAGAAACAGTGACTGTTACATTTGCCTCACCATCTCCAGAGG ggaGTTCACCAGCAGAATCAGTCCTCACCAAAGTGGAATCCAGTCACACTGGGGAGACCTTGCCTCCtgagacagctcagctgttgtCCTCGCTCTCTTCACTCCAGCCCAAGATCTTTGCACACCTTCAG GGCTTACAGCTGCAGCCAACATTCACCTCCGTGGATGGAGCAACAGCCCTGATAGCAGTAAATAACCATTCTCCTCCCAACACTACAAATCTCCTGGATTCCATAGGGAATGTGATAACCAACCACTCTCTAGTACTGAGTCAGGGACACAGCCTTCACACAGGTGCCAGTCTAACTCAGAGCAACCGTACTGCCTCCCCTCTTGGAAATCTGCCTATATCGGATCAAAATCTGGTCACTATGGGCCAGCTGGTAACTGTTGGAGGTGTACAGGACACAGGAAGTTTGGAGGGAGGTATCCATCAGTTTCTTTTGGGAGATGTTCAGACCATTCCAATACGGATTGTAGACAACCATCCAGATCTTA TTGAAGAAAGTCCAGAGGCTGCCATTTGTGTGGGCCAAGTTAAACAAGAACCCAAAGAACCAGCATTGTCTATGGGGGCTGATAGAATCAGAGactgccagagctctgccactATTTAA